A region from the Carassius carassius chromosome 33, fCarCar2.1, whole genome shotgun sequence genome encodes:
- the LOC132114247 gene encoding beta-crystallin A1-like: MCSQHPCGTSIVYAELATLWSVPRAHQNALHAPRAHNSGCAHAAGGIKPKRQVLSKLHAKPALRRVPHSSSVTKTIKMYRFNRSAMMMPMMNYGMGIAPFFKVTVFEQEHFQGKCQEFTSECCNIQECGFDNIRSIRVESGAWVGYEHHDFQGQQFILERGEYPHWDSYSGNLSYHVERLMSFRPVYCASHQSSRMTIFERENFLGRSVELCDDYPSLQAMGWCGPEVGSMHVQCGAFVCYEFPGYRGKQYIMECERHSGDFQHWRNWGSHSQTPQIQSIRRIQH; this comes from the exons ATGTGCTCACAACACCCATGTGGCACTTCTATAGTATATGCTGAGCTGGCGACCCTGTGGTCTGTCCCGCGAGCCCACCAGAACGCGCTTCACGCTCCCCGCGCGCACAATAGCGGGTGCGCGCACGCGGCGGGCGGTATAAAACCGAAGCGCCAGGTTCTCTCAAAGCTCCACGCGAAACCGGCGTTAAGGCGCGTGCCACACTCGAGCTCAGTGACTAAAACG ataaagaTGTATAGGTTCAATCGATCCGCCATGATGATGCCCATGATGAACTATGGCATGGGGATTGCCCCTTTCTTCAAG GTGACTGTATTTGAGCAGGAACACTTCCAGGGAAAATGTCAGGAATTCACTTCAGAATGCTGCAACATCCAGGAGTGTGGCTTCGACAACATCCGTTCTATTCGCGTTGAGAGTGGCGC CTGGGTGGGTTATGAGCACCACGACTTCCAGGGACAGCAGTTCATCCTGGAGAGAGGAGAGTATCCTCACTGGGATTCCTACAGTGGAAACCTGTCCTACCATGTGGAGAGACTCATGTCTTTTAGACCTGTTTACTGTGCT TCCCACCAGAGCAGTCGCATGACCATCTTCGAGAGGGAGAACTTCCTGGGGCGCAGTGTGGAGCTGTGTGATGACTACCCCTCTCTGCAGGCCATGGGATGGTGTGGTCCTGAAGTGGGCTCCATGCATGTGCAGTGTGGCGC TTTTGTGTGTTACGAGTTCCCAGGATACAGGGGAAAGCAGTACATCATGGAGTGTGAAAGGCACAGCGGAGACTTTCAGCACTGGAGAAACTGGGGTTCCCACAGCCAGACCCCTCAGATCCAGTCCATCCGCAGAATCCAGCACTAA